From one Lolium rigidum isolate FL_2022 chromosome 4, APGP_CSIRO_Lrig_0.1, whole genome shotgun sequence genomic stretch:
- the LOC124708695 gene encoding uncharacterized protein LOC124708695, whose product MAAATAGCSWWGTERREQPEGSVLAGREMSLTPTLASQGNTSAERKQDCGQEEQHAVLKDENKQVMQTGRCPDRKGRDKLNYGDKQVPVGNGGGWRSMRLLWWRSLVGVDTCLSIHQAPTGDGFS is encoded by the exons ATGGCAGCAGCCACGGCGGGATGCTCGTGGTGGGGGACAGAGAGGCGGGAGCAACCAGAAGGATCAGTCCTAGCTGGAAGGGAGATGTCCTTGACTCCGACATTGGCATCTCAAG GAAATACAAGTGCTGAAAGAAAACAAGACTGTGGCCAAGAAGAACAGCATGCAGTACTGAAGGATGAAAATAAACAAGTGATG CAAACTGGAAGATGTCCTGATAGAAAGGGGCGAGATAAACTGAATTATGGAGATAAACAG GTTCCAGTTGGCAACGGAGGAGGCTGGAGAAGCATGAGGTTGCTGTGGTGGAGGTCTCTAGTTGGTGTAGATACATGTTTAAG TATTCATCAAGCCCCTACTGGTGATGGATTTTCCTAA